Within Meiothermus sp. Pnk-1, the genomic segment CGGCTTACCAGGCCGATACCGCGCTGAGCCAGGCTCGCGCCCTGCACCGCCAGGGACAAACCGATGGGGCCTTACAGGTGCTGGAGGCGGCGCAGCGGCGCGCTTGGGGGAACGCCGAGCTGGCCCTCGAGGCGGGGAACGTTTTCCTGGTGCGGTACTTGCTCGAGGGGGACGGCGTAGAAGAGGCTATCAACCGATATTCTCGGGCTTCCCGGCTCAATCCGCTCGAGCCCTTTTACCCGGCGAGCTTGGGGCAGGCCCTGTTGCTGGCGGGGCGGTTCGACCGGGCCGAGGAGGCCCTGGAGCGGGCCTTGTCGGGCGATCCGCACAACCTCGAGTACCTGTGGTGGATGGGTCGGGCCAAGGAGGGGCAAGGCGACCTAAAGGCGGCGCGGGCGTTCTTCCGGCGGGCGCTCGAGGTGCGCGAGGACCCCCGGGTGCGGGCCGACCTCCTGCGGATCGGGGCGAGGCGATGAGGTGGGCTGCCGGGTTGGAATCCGCCGCCTGGGATGTGCTGGTCGCCCTCGCGCTCTTCGCCGCTCTGAGCCAGGGTGGGTTCTCGGGGTGGGGTTTGTTCGGCTTGCGGGTGCTGGTTGGAATGGGGCTGATCTTGTGGTTGGGTTCGGCGGTGGTACGGGGCTACTTGCGCTGGCCACCGTTGCCGGTCGCCTCGGCTGCGCTGGCGTATCTGCTCATCACGGTGGTGGGGGCGCTCTCGAGCCCTTACCCCTATGGCAGCGCCCAAGCCCTGCTCAACACGGCGATGTTCGGGGCAGCTTTTTTTCTGGGCTATGCCTTTCGACCAAGCTGTAGACCGGTTTTGCTGGCAGGCTTCGGGCTGGAGGCGGGGGTACTCGGGGTCTATGGGCTATGGCAGGCCGTGGGGGGGCTTACCCGGGTGAGCGGGCCCTACTTCAATTCCAACCACTACAGCGGGTTTCTGGCCTTGGCCGTGCCGATCACCTTGGGGTTGGCCCGCTCGAGCCGGGGTTTTGGGCGCGGGCTGTGGGCGAGCTTGGCGGGGCTGCTGTTTGTCAACCTGGCCCTGACCTTCTCCTGGGGCTTGCTGGCGGTGGCGCTGGCCTTGGCGGGGTGGCTGCTGGCGGGGTTCGGGCGGAGGGGGTGGGCCGGGGTGCTGTTGGCGCTGGGCCCGTTGGGGCTGGCGTTGCTGATGCTGCTGAGCCTGAGCCCCCAATTGGCCGGCAGTCTGGGCCAGCGCACGGTAGCGCTTTGGCAGGACTGGGCCCGGGTGAGCCTCGAGAGCCGCGCCGGAATTGCTCGAGGGAGCCTCGAGCTGATCAAAGCCCATCCCTGGCTGGGGGTGGGGCCGGGTAACTTTGTCTACACCTGGCCGCGCTACCGCCCGCCCAAGATCGAGACCGTGCCCCAGGAGATCCTGCACAAACGCGTCAACTACGCCCACAACGACTACCTCCAGGTGGCCAGCGAGACCGGGCTGCTGGGCCTGGCTGCGTTTTTGGGGTTTTGGATCCTGGTGCTGGGTAAGGGCGCGCCTTCACCCGCTGGCGCCGGCATCAAAGTGGGGCTGATCGCGCTGTTGCTCCACGGCCTGACCGATGGAAACCTCACGGTTGTTCCGGCCAACGCGGTATTGGCGTACCTGTTCGCCGGGCTTTATGTGGGAGAAATGAATGATCCTGATTGACGCCACGCCGCTACAGTCCGAACATCGCTTGCGCGGGGTGGGGGCCTATGTCCGCCACCTGGTCCAGCGCCTGGAAGCTAAAGGTCACACCCCTTTTTACTTCGCCTCGACGGTGGGGCTCGAGCACGTTCAGGACCTCCTCCCCCCCGAGCGCACCTTTGCCGTCTACCGGCCGCACACCCCGGCCCAGGTCTACTGGGCCTACAACGAGCTGGCCATGCGCTGGGCCATCCTACGCCTGCGGCCCAAGGTGTTTTTCTGCCCGGACTTCAACGGGTTCCTCGGCAACCCCTTCGGCGAATCGGTGCCGATGCTGCACGACCTGATCCCCCTCAAGGTGCGGGAGGAAGGAGGGGGAGTGGGGATCCGGCTCTCCCGGCTGCGCTGGGGGGTTTACTTCGCCAGGGTGCGGCGGGCGCGGCACATCATCGCCCGCAGCGAATGGGTCAAGAGGGACGCGATAGAGCTACTGGGCATCGCCCCCGAGCGGATCACGGTGGTGGCCCAGGGCTTGGACCGGGAACGCTTCGTACCGAGCACCGGACAGGGCCCCTACGCCGCGGAACCCCCCTACTTCTTGCACGTGGGGGGCTCGGGGTTCAACAAGAACGTGCGCCGGGTGCTGGAGGCTTTCGCCAAGGTGGCCCCCACCCATCCCCAGACCCGGCTGTACTTTGTGGGGCCCTGGGCTCCTGCCGAGCGGGAGTGGTTGGAGGCCGAGAAAACCCGGCTGGGGCTTGCGGAGCGGGTGCATCACCTGGGGTTCATTCCCGACGCCGATCTGCCGAGCCTGTACGGCAACGCGGCGGCGGTGGTGTTCCCCTCGCTCGAGGAGGGCTACGGCCTGCCGGTGCTCGAGGGGATGGCCTCGGGGGCTCCGGTCATCACCTCCAATGTCTCCTCGTTGCCGGAGGTGGCCGGGGATGCGGCCTTGCTGGTCAACCCGCTGGAGGTGGAGGCCATTGCGGCGGCCATGCGGCGGATGCTCGAGGAGCCAGGGCTGGCCCAGGCGTTACGGCAGAAGGGCCGGGTCCAGGCCAGCCGGTTCTCCTGGGAGGCGCTGGCGGATCGGGTCTGGGAGACCTTGAACCGCATCGCCCAAGCAGCACCCTCGGGATAGGGGCTTGTTACGCCCCTTGTGATCTGGGCGTTTCCTCGGAGCTTCACGAACGGGGCGAAGCGTAACAGGGGGGGTTATTGCGACAGGTACGGGACCGGTGGCCGTAACGGGAGCGTTATGGGGACCCCGCTAAGGTAGGGCCTGGAGCGATTGACACCAGGCCGAGCGAGGGGTGATATGCAGACGATTATTCGAGCCCGTGCGCCTTTACGGATCAGCTTCGGGGGTGGGGGAACCGATGTCCCCCCCTACTGCGACGAACGCGGTGGGGTGGTGCTCTCGGCCACCATCAACCGCTATGCCCTGGCTTCGCTGGTCCCCGGCGGCGACCGTTTTAGCGTGCGCAGCATCGATTACGACCAGAGCATCGAGTACGGGATCCATGATCCTTTTGTCTTTGACGGCCAGCTCGATCTCGCCAAGGGGGTGCTCGAGCACTTTCGCCGCACCCAGGGGCTCAAAGACGGCTTTGAGGTCGCGCTGCACAACGACGCCCCCCCAGGATCGGGTTTGGGCTCTTCCTCGGCCATTACGGTAGCCCTGATCGGGGCCATCGCCGAGCATCTGCGCCTCTTTCTGGATAAGTACCAGATCGCCGAGTTGGCCTACCGCATTGAACGCCAGGACGTGGGCATCAAAGGCGGCAAGCAGGATCAGTACGCGGCCACCTTCGGCGGCTTCAACTTTATCGAGTTCCACCCCGGACTCACCCTGGTGAACCCCCTGCGGCTCCCGGCGCAAACCGTGTGGGAGCTCGAGTATAGCCTGGTCTTCGCCTTCGTGGGGGGGCAGCACTTCTCCGGGCACATCATCGAGAAGCAGCAGGAGAACTACCAAAAAGGCCGCTACGACGCGGTGCAGGCCATGGACGAGATCAAGGCCATCGCCTACGAGATGAAGCGGGCCCTGCTGCGCGGGCATCTCCAGGAGTTCGGCGCCCTCTTGGACGTCGCCTGGCAGTGCAAAAAGCGCATGGCCGAGGGCATCAGCAACCCCCATATCGACGAGGTGTACCAGGAGGCCAAGAGGGCCGGAGCCATAGGCGGCAAGGTCACCGGGGCGGGCGGGGGCGGCTTCATGTTCTTCTACTGCGATCCCTACCGCCGCTTCGCCGTGCAGGAGGCCCTCAAGAAGACCGGGGCCCAGGTGGTGAACCTGAGCTTCGTGGAGGAGGGGCTCTCGGCCTGGACCCTCCACGAGGGCGCCCTCGAGCCCAGGGCCCTGGCCGTCCAGTAGGAGGTCTATGACGCAACCCGCCCTATCCGCGTTCGGTCAGGCGATGGACGATCACCTCGAGGTGGCGCGGGCCACCCGTGCCCTGGCTCCTCAAGTGGCCCAGGCCGCCCAGATGATGAGCGAGTGCTTACGCCAGGGGGGGCAGATCCTCTTCTGCGGCAACGGCGGCTCCGCCGCCGACGCGCAGCACCTGGCCGCCGAGTTTGTGGGGCGCTTCCTCAAGGAGCGCCGGGCCTTACCCGCCCAGGCCCTCAGCGTGAACACCTCGATCCTCACCGCCATCGGTAACGACTACGGCTACGAGCGGGTCTTCGCCCGGCAGGTGGAGGCCGTGGGCAGGCCTGGCGACATTTTGGTAGGCATCACCACCAGCGGCAACAGCCCCAATATCCTCGCCGCCGCCCTGGCCGCCCGCGCCGCAGGCCTGAAGGTCATCGGCATGACCGGGGCGGGCGGGGGCAAGCTGGCGGCCCTTTGTGATTTGCTGCTGGCGGTGCCCTCCCAGAGCACCCCGCGCATTCAGGAGATGCACATCCTGATGGGCCATAGCTTTTGCCAGATGGTCGAAGAAGCGCTGCTTGAAGCATGAAGAGGTCGCTCGAACAGGCCGTGATCCTGGCCGGGGGGTTGGGCTCCCGGCTGGGGGCTTTGACCCGGGAGACCCCCAAGCCGCTGTTGCCGGTAGCGGGTAAGCCCTTTCTGGACTATCTGCTGTGGAACCTCGAGCGCCACGGCTTCCGGCGCATCCTGTTCTTGCTAGGGTACAAAGCCACGCAGTTCATCGAGCACTACGGCAGCGGAGCACGCCACGGCCTCGCTGATGACGCGCAGCGAAACGCACGTCTTGAGGTTGAGTACGCCGTCGAGCCCCGACCGATGGGTACGGGCGGGGCGCTGCGGCTAGCCCAGGACTACCTGGACGAGCGCTTTCTTTTGCTCAATGGGGATACCCTATTCGACTTCAACTACCTCGATCTGGCCTTGCTCGAGGCCCCGGCTGCCGTAGCCCTGCGCCAGGTGCCCGACGCGGCCCGCTACGGGCGGGTGCGGCTGGAAGGCAACCGGATCGTCGGGTTTGGCGAGAAGGAGGGAGAAGGCCCTGGCCTGATCAATGGCGGGGTGTACGTGCTCTCGCGGCCAGTCGTGGAGCTCCTGCCGGAAGGGGTGAGTTCGCTCGAGCGCGACCTCTTCCCCTGCCTCGTCGAGCGGGGGGAACTGCTGGGCAAACCCTATGAGGGGTTCTTCCTGGACATCGGCCTGCCCGAGACCTACGCCGAGGCCCAGACGGCCCTCCCCAGCTGGCAGAAAAAACCGGCGGTGTTCCTAGACCGCGACGGGGTATTGAACCACGACCAGGGCTACACCCATCGCCCTGAGCAGTGGCGCTGGACCGAAGGAGCCGTCGAGGCGGTGAAGTGGCTCAACGACCGGGGGTATCTGGTCTTGGTGGTCACCAACCAGGCGGGAATCGCACGGGGCTACTATACCGAGGAACACTTTTTGCAGTTCACCGCCTGGATTCACGAACAGCTGCGCCTGGCCGGGGCGCACCTCGAGGCCACCTACTACTGCCCCTACCACCCCGAGGGCTTGGGCCCTTACCGCCGCGACTCGGAAGACCGCAAACCTCACCCTGGCATGTTCCTGCGGGCCATCGCCGAGTGGCAGCCCGATCTTTCGCGCAGCCTGGCCATCGGCGACAGGGAAAGCGACCTCCGGGCGGCCTGGGCGGCAGGGGTGCAGGCGCGGCTTTTCGCTGGAGGCAACCTGCTCGAGTTCGTCCAGGATGCCCTCGGCGAATCCGGGCGTTAGGAGGAGCGGATGCGGGTCGGATTTTTCACCTACGGGATGGGGCAGCATCTCACGGGCATAGGCCGTTATACGGTAGAGCTGACCCGCGCGCTAAAGGCTGCTGACTCCGGCCTCGAGATCGTCCTGCTCAACCCCTACCCAGCTTCTCCGCTGGGGTGGTATCGGGAGTTTGAGACCTACCCGCTTCCCGCGCTGCAAAAGATTCCGGCGGCGGCCAGCCTGGGTAACTGGCTGCTGCACCGGGCGGCGCTCGAGCTCCAGCTCGACATCCTCCACGACCCCTGCGGCATCGCGCCCTTCCTGGTTCCGACCAAGGCTTACCGGCGGGTCACCACCATCCACGACGCGATTCCCTTGGTAATGCCCAAAGTCCAGCCCCTGGCGACGCGGTTGATCTTTCGCACCCTGGTTCCGCTGGCCCGATACACCGCCGACGCCATCTTTACCGTGAGCCACCATGCTGCCGTGGATCTGGCCCGCCACGCCCGGCTACCCCAGCGCAAGCTCTTCGTGGCCCCCAACGCGGTGAACCCGCCCCCGGCAATGGGCCAAGCCGAGGTTCGGGCGGCGCTCGAGCGCCTGGGCGTCAACCCCCCCTACTTTTTGGCGGTGGGCCAGCTGGCCTCCCGCAAAAACCTGCCCCGGCTACTGGAGGCTTTCGCCATGCTCCGCCGGGAGAACCCCGAGCTAAACCTGGCCGTGGTGGGGCCGAGCGCTTGGAAGGGCCACGAGATCTTCCAAAAAGCCCGAGACCTGGAGGGCGTGACCCTTACCGGTTTCGTTTCCGAGCAGGAGTTGGACGCGCTGTACTACGGGGCGCTGGCCCTGGTCTTTCCCTCGCTCTATGAGGGTTTTGGTATCCCGGCCATCGAGGCCATGGCCCATGGAACCCCGGTCTTGGCCGCCCGTGCGAGCGCCTTACCGGAGGTGGTGGGCGAGGCCGGGCTGCTCTTCGACCCGACATCGGTGGAGGCCATCGCCGCGGCCATGCGCCGGATCTGGCAGGATGAGGGTTTGCGTGAGGAGCTTAGGAGGCGGGGGCTCGAGCGGGCCAAGCGGTACACCTGGGCCGAGACCGCCCGCAAAACCCTGGAAGTCTACCGGCATCTATTGGGTGACCGGGCCGTGCGAGGTGCGTATTTGGAAGCTTAGGCAAGCCGCATTCACCGCGCCGCTTTCGCGCGGTGAAGCACGCTTCAAGGAGATTGTCCCATGCGGAAGAATGTGTATATATCGCTCTCAATTGTCCTGGCCATCGCGGTTTTGTGGATAGTTGCGGCCTTTGCCCAAGGTGGGGATCGCACCCGGCCCACCCTCACCTTGAGCAACCCGCCCAACGGCACCAATGTCACCGTGGGAAACGTTACCGTGAGCGGAGAGGCCAGCGACGACACCGGGGTGACCCGCCTCACCTATCGCTTGGGCGCAGGGCCTGAGCAAGAGGTGAAGATCACCCCGGGAACCACAGTGGAGTTCGGCTTCACCGTGGACCTCAAGCCCGGTCACAACGTCATCATCCTGAGTGTTTACGATGCCGCGGGAAACCGCACCTCCAGCACCGTCACGGTGAGCTACGCCGCGGCTGCAGCCTCCCCCTTGCCCGGGGCCTGGCCCTCGCCCACGGGTGCGCCTCCGACCCTGTTGCAGGCGTACTGGATCAACCATTACGTGACCGCTACCGATAGCCAGGTAGAGGTCAAGTACATGCAGTACCGGCCCCGCCAATTTGATGCGGGAATAAGCTTGATCCGCCGGGCCGCTGAGCAGCGCTTTGCCGAGTCTAAGCTCGAGGATCCCGGCCCCTATCGGGGCTGGGACGTGCTCATCCTGCCTGGGGGCGGCACCTACACCGGCTCGACCGGTAAAAATCTGCTCGAGCTCTACCTCAACCGTACGGCCAGGGTCGGCCTCATCTGGTATGGCAACCCCCAGGACCTGCCCTCCTGGATGGAGAACCAGGGCTGGGTGCGCGGGGCGGATGTCAAGGTGGACGGCAAGAACTACCCGGTTTTCCTACGTACGATGGGGGCGGGTCAGCAGTTGTTGGGGGGGATCGAGCGCAAGTCGGGGCGGGTCTACACGGTATTGTTGGCGGAGAAGGACGGCAAGCCCTCCAGCCCCCCGCCGGTCCCCGCCGGGCTCGAGGTGCCCAAGCCCAACGCCGCCTGTCCCGATTGGGTGCACGACCAGTACATGGTCAAGGGCTTTGACGGGAAGATGTACCGCACCTGGCACCCTCAGATTGACCCCGTGTACTGGTGCTACTTCGGCCACGAACACGGCTCCGACCCGCGCCTGTTCGCGGCCTTCGATAA encodes:
- a CDS encoding Ig-like domain-containing protein: MRKNVYISLSIVLAIAVLWIVAAFAQGGDRTRPTLTLSNPPNGTNVTVGNVTVSGEASDDTGVTRLTYRLGAGPEQEVKITPGTTVEFGFTVDLKPGHNVIILSVYDAAGNRTSSTVTVSYAAAAASPLPGAWPSPTGAPPTLLQAYWINHYVTATDSQVEVKYMQYRPRQFDAGISLIRRAAEQRFAESKLEDPGPYRGWDVLILPGGGTYTGSTGKNLLELYLNRTARVGLIWYGNPQDLPSWMENQGWVRGADVKVDGKNYPVFLRTMGAGQQLLGGIERKSGRVYTVLLAEKDGKPSSPPPVPAGLEVPKPNAACPDWVHDQYMVKGFDGKMYRTWHPQIDPVYWCYFGHEHGSDPRLFAAFDKIAPAFGYVSQKANADEPHTGFKLFAYDDNQGHSWLIQFHIGTGGRGRLCTRFHEYNVWVADRKSGELLADLHFMTDTGPALDASATGTPDDPGKANTTRYKPAECPENLNIPMNNDQGRRRIPQINRNGYETWQPSLPKTLGMFGARGYNTDNPQTRCSAETDAEGNPTCNELIKTTSDYDWGENRWFIIAEADANKGFGIDASTALATGVFYTDPKGLELRKPTDPDAVHQYIKPGLKIAHITGERWIPYDPWWVQYRAVPSGKVFFSGHNLEDSLRQPN
- a CDS encoding glycosyltransferase family 1 protein; this translates as MRVGFFTYGMGQHLTGIGRYTVELTRALKAADSGLEIVLLNPYPASPLGWYREFETYPLPALQKIPAAASLGNWLLHRAALELQLDILHDPCGIAPFLVPTKAYRRVTTIHDAIPLVMPKVQPLATRLIFRTLVPLARYTADAIFTVSHHAAVDLARHARLPQRKLFVAPNAVNPPPAMGQAEVRAALERLGVNPPYFLAVGQLASRKNLPRLLEAFAMLRRENPELNLAVVGPSAWKGHEIFQKARDLEGVTLTGFVSEQELDALYYGALALVFPSLYEGFGIPAIEAMAHGTPVLAARASALPEVVGEAGLLFDPTSVEAIAAAMRRIWQDEGLREELRRRGLERAKRYTWAETARKTLEVYRHLLGDRAVRGAYLEA
- a CDS encoding GHMP kinase, whose protein sequence is MQTIIRARAPLRISFGGGGTDVPPYCDERGGVVLSATINRYALASLVPGGDRFSVRSIDYDQSIEYGIHDPFVFDGQLDLAKGVLEHFRRTQGLKDGFEVALHNDAPPGSGLGSSSAITVALIGAIAEHLRLFLDKYQIAELAYRIERQDVGIKGGKQDQYAATFGGFNFIEFHPGLTLVNPLRLPAQTVWELEYSLVFAFVGGQHFSGHIIEKQQENYQKGRYDAVQAMDEIKAIAYEMKRALLRGHLQEFGALLDVAWQCKKRMAEGISNPHIDEVYQEAKRAGAIGGKVTGAGGGGFMFFYCDPYRRFAVQEALKKTGAQVVNLSFVEEGLSAWTLHEGALEPRALAVQ
- a CDS encoding glycosyltransferase family 1 protein, whose protein sequence is MILIDATPLQSEHRLRGVGAYVRHLVQRLEAKGHTPFYFASTVGLEHVQDLLPPERTFAVYRPHTPAQVYWAYNELAMRWAILRLRPKVFFCPDFNGFLGNPFGESVPMLHDLIPLKVREEGGGVGIRLSRLRWGVYFARVRRARHIIARSEWVKRDAIELLGIAPERITVVAQGLDRERFVPSTGQGPYAAEPPYFLHVGGSGFNKNVRRVLEAFAKVAPTHPQTRLYFVGPWAPAEREWLEAEKTRLGLAERVHHLGFIPDADLPSLYGNAAAVVFPSLEEGYGLPVLEGMASGAPVITSNVSSLPEVAGDAALLVNPLEVEAIAAAMRRMLEEPGLAQALRQKGRVQASRFSWEALADRVWETLNRIAQAAPSG
- a CDS encoding O-antigen ligase → MRWAAGLESAAWDVLVALALFAALSQGGFSGWGLFGLRVLVGMGLILWLGSAVVRGYLRWPPLPVASAALAYLLITVVGALSSPYPYGSAQALLNTAMFGAAFFLGYAFRPSCRPVLLAGFGLEAGVLGVYGLWQAVGGLTRVSGPYFNSNHYSGFLALAVPITLGLARSSRGFGRGLWASLAGLLFVNLALTFSWGLLAVALALAGWLLAGFGRRGWAGVLLALGPLGLALLMLLSLSPQLAGSLGQRTVALWQDWARVSLESRAGIARGSLELIKAHPWLGVGPGNFVYTWPRYRPPKIETVPQEILHKRVNYAHNDYLQVASETGLLGLAAFLGFWILVLGKGAPSPAGAGIKVGLIALLLHGLTDGNLTVVPANAVLAYLFAGLYVGEMNDPD
- the gmhA gene encoding D-sedoheptulose 7-phosphate isomerase; translation: MTQPALSAFGQAMDDHLEVARATRALAPQVAQAAQMMSECLRQGGQILFCGNGGSAADAQHLAAEFVGRFLKERRALPAQALSVNTSILTAIGNDYGYERVFARQVEAVGRPGDILVGITTSGNSPNILAAALAARAAGLKVIGMTGAGGGKLAALCDLLLAVPSQSTPRIQEMHILMGHSFCQMVEEALLEA
- a CDS encoding tetratricopeptide repeat protein, which encodes MTLHLSWPLRLGLATLAAVGGFVWLEAAWTAYQADTALSQARALHRQGQTDGALQVLEAAQRRAWGNAELALEAGNVFLVRYLLEGDGVEEAINRYSRASRLNPLEPFYPASLGQALLLAGRFDRAEEALERALSGDPHNLEYLWWMGRAKEGQGDLKAARAFFRRALEVREDPRVRADLLRIGARR
- the gmhB gene encoding D-glycero-beta-D-manno-heptose 1,7-bisphosphate 7-phosphatase — its product is MKRSLEQAVILAGGLGSRLGALTRETPKPLLPVAGKPFLDYLLWNLERHGFRRILFLLGYKATQFIEHYGSGARHGLADDAQRNARLEVEYAVEPRPMGTGGALRLAQDYLDERFLLLNGDTLFDFNYLDLALLEAPAAVALRQVPDAARYGRVRLEGNRIVGFGEKEGEGPGLINGGVYVLSRPVVELLPEGVSSLERDLFPCLVERGELLGKPYEGFFLDIGLPETYAEAQTALPSWQKKPAVFLDRDGVLNHDQGYTHRPEQWRWTEGAVEAVKWLNDRGYLVLVVTNQAGIARGYYTEEHFLQFTAWIHEQLRLAGAHLEATYYCPYHPEGLGPYRRDSEDRKPHPGMFLRAIAEWQPDLSRSLAIGDRESDLRAAWAAGVQARLFAGGNLLEFVQDALGESGR